One Coccinella septempunctata chromosome X, icCocSept1.1, whole genome shotgun sequence genomic window carries:
- the LOC123322308 gene encoding uncharacterized protein LOC123322308, producing the protein MLVNTKNNTITSNEINIEKGLFQGDRLSTLWFCLAINFLSGLLNNSGYGYIIDKTNNTKTSHQLYVDDLKLYAADKAQLTRMLKIVTSFTNTIRMTIGIDKCATLHVGRGKIVEGDQELIRNEETIQPLEPKETYKYLGIQQGVDIETRIAKNTFQDKFFSRLRKILQSKLNAKAMFTSVNSWAMPALTYSFGIVKWSKEELKTMDIKVRALLTKHGIHHPHASANRLYIPRKDGGRGLQNIEITHHTTISEMRRYFHAKTNSFIRTICRIDEHVTPLNLAAHTQQAQQATMSGFAEEWHGKALHGRYPTALKRENVDRERSVTYLKAGYLFPETEGRLAAIQDQVVPTRAYLKNIAKKNMITDKCRKCSHATETIQHVMSSCPILAPREYTDRHNAMAKVYHQELALKYGLIRKPKKVHKYAPKELLQNDEVKLYWDFPLVTDRPIPHNRPDIVIFEKTGRKVTIVDITIPADDNAERAYTEKISKYHDLAFELKRTHKLTYTAILPLIITTNGLVEKHLAENTRRLRLDERLISDAQREVILWTTRILRGFLTSA; encoded by the coding sequence atgcttgTAAATACGAAAAATAACACCATCACTAGCAACGAGATAAATATCGAAAAAGGACTCTTTCAGGGAGACAGGCTCAGCACTCTATGGTTCTGCCTTGCCATCAACTTCCTCAGTGGACTATTGAACAACTCTGGATATGGGTACATCATAGACAAAACTAACAACACCAAAACATCACACCAGCTCTATGTTGATGACCTTAAACTCTATGCCGCTGATAAAGCCCAACTAACCAGAATGCTGAAAATTGTAACATCCTTCACTAATACGATCAGAATGACAATTGGAATCGATAAATGTGCCACACTGCATGTAGGAAGAGGAAAAATTGTAGAGGGAGACCAGGAGCTCATAAGAAATGAGGAAACTATCCAACCACTTGAACCCAAAGAAACATACAAATATTTGGGAATACAACAGGGGGTAGACATTGAAACTAGAATAGCGAAGAACACATTTCAGGACAAATTCTTTAGCAGACTACGGAAAATTCTGCAAAGCAAACTAAATGCAAAAGCTATGTTCACCTCAGTTAACTCCTGGGCAATGCCTGCTTTGACATACTCATTCGGCATTGTCAAATGGTCGAAAGAAGAACTCAAGACCATGGACATCAAAGTAAGAGCCCTACTAACAAAACATGGAATACATCATCCCCACGCTTCGGCAAACAGGCTGTACATTCCAAGAAAGGATGGAGGAAGGGGTCTTCAAAATATTGAGATCACACACCACACCACTATCTCAGAAATGAGAAGATACTTTCATGCAAAGACCAATAGCTTCATCAGGACAATCTGCAGGATTGATGAACACGTCACACCGCTGAACCTGGCTGCCCACACTCAACAGGCTCAGCAGGCTACAATGTCAGGTTTCGCTGAGGAATGGCATGGTAAGGCACTACACGGCAGATATCCGACCGCTCTGAAAAGGGAAAATGTAGACAGGGAGAGATCTGTTACTTACCTCAAGGCTGGATACCTCTTTCCGGAAACGGAAGGGAGATTGGCGGCCATACAGGATCAGGTGGTTCCCACTCGAGCatatctgaaaaatattgcaaaaaagaatatgataaCTGACAAATGCAGGAAATGCTCACATGCAACCGAAACCATACAGCATGTGATGTCTTCTTGTCCGATACTTGCTCCTAGGGAATACACAGACCGTCATAATGCAATGGCCAAAGTATACCACCAAGAACTCGCACTGAAATATGGACTGATTAGAAAACCAAAAAAAGTTCATAAATACGCACCTAAAGAACTGTTGCAAAATGATGAGGTGAAGCTATATTGGGACTTTCCACTTGTCACAGATAGGCCAATCCCTCACAACAGACCTGACATCGTCATCTTCGAGAAAACCGGAAGAAAGGTTACCATAGTCGACATCACCATCCCAGCAGACGATAATGCGGAGAGAGCATACactgaaaaaatatcaaaatatcacGATTTAGCATTTGAGCTCAAGAGAACACATAAACTTACCTACACAGCGATCCTTCCTCTCATAATAACAACTAATGGACTTGTAGAGAAACACCTAGCTGAAAATACAAGACGCCTGAGACTGGACGAGAGATTGATCAGTGATGCGCAGCGGGAGGTCATCTTATGGACGACGCGAATACTGCGTGGGTTCCTCACCAGTGCATAG
- the LOC123322309 gene encoding uncharacterized protein LOC123322309, whose translation MAYDKDNEYYIKDSFEFADLVNNLEVPPDHVVISLDVVNLFGNIQSELAIEAISKKWNVIQEYTNIPKQLFMDILNFLMENSYFSFQGKFYLQIFGSSMGSDLSPIISLYVMDYLLDGTVAKLPFKLFLIKKYVDDLLLIAPANEITNIKTTCNSFNEHIQFTVEEEDENHSVPFLDTKVCRINNTIKLDWYRKDITSDKFIHYLSDHPIKTKINTIKGMRTRVDRICHPDFRQINSNKLFKIFVENGYPRSMLRKLLFESATSRMNEVEEVNVPSQNNEIDEIKYGSIMNIKTLSGRIKNCFKGEDLKIATYNSKTLFTLYSRLKDTTPKQFQSGIVYEISCKNCQDVYIGQTSQWLKSRLSLHRSDIKKNNTRCALTKHAHEERHEIDLDNVRILEKSSKYNKRLILEMIHIKNNNNTVNKKSDVQNLSNIYTYLMSLAK comes from the coding sequence ATGGCGTATGATAAAGACAATGAATATTATATCAAGGATTCCTTTGAGTTTGCTGATCTTGTGAACAATCTTGAGGTACCACCTGACCACGTTGTCATATCGTTGGATGTGGTCAACTTGTTCGGAAACATCCAGAGTGAACTAGCAATCGAAGCAATAAGTAAAAAATGGAATGTGATCCAAGAATATACGAACATACCTAAACAACTCTTTATGGATATCCTCAACTTTCTGATGGAGAACAGTTATTTCTCCTTCCAAGGAAAATTTTACCTgcagatatttggaagttcCATGGGCTCAGATCTGAGTCCAATAATATCCCTTTATGTGATGGATTATCTTCTGGACGGCACGGTTGCCAAGTTGCCATTTAAATTGTTTCTTATAAAAAAGTACGTAGATGATCTCCTACTCATTGCTCCAGCTAACGAAATCACTAACATCAAAACCACATGCAATAGTTTTAATGAACACATCCAGTTCACTGTAGAGGAAGAAGATGAAAACCACTCAGTtccatttttggacacaaaGGTCTGCCGAATAAACAACACCATAAAATTAGACTGGTATAGAAAAGACATAACATCAGACAAATTTATCCATTACTTATCTGATCACCCAATCAAGACGAAAATAAATACTATAAAAGGAATGAGAACAAGGGTAGATAGAATTTGCCATCCCGATTTCAGGCAGATAAATAGTAACaagcttttcaaaatatttgtgGAAAATGGTTATCCAAGGAGTATGCTCAGAAAACTACTTTTTGAGTCGGCCACAAGTAGAATGAATGAGGTTGAAGAAGTCAATGTACCATCACAAAACAATGAAATTGATGAGATAAAATATGGGAGTATAATGAACATAAAAACCCTCTCTGGTAGAATCAAGAACTGTTTTAAGGGGGAAGATCTGAAAATAGCCACATATAATTCCAAAACCTTGTTCACCCTGTATTCTAGATTAAAGGACACCACACCAAAACAGTTTCAATCTGGCATTGTGTATGAGATAAGTTGCAAGAATTGTCAAGACGTCTATATTGGGCAGACATCACAATGGCTCAAGAGCAGATTAAGTTTACATAGGAGTGATATCAAGAAAAACAACACAAGATGTGCCTTAACAAAACACGCTCATGAAGAAAGACATGAAATAGATCTGGATAATGTAAGAATTTTAGAAAAAAGCTCAAAATATAACAAACGATTAATTTTAGAGATGATTCACATAAAAAACAACAATAACACCGTAAACAAAAAATCTGATGTTCAAAATCTGAGTAACATATACACCTATCTAATGTCCCTTGCCAAGTAA
- the LOC123322310 gene encoding uncharacterized protein LOC123322310: MEPSVLSFKKLSDDNFKQWRFNMQMLLAERGLWGFVSPDQEDAETPPDEKATSKELNQYRKDQQRAFATIVLGLEEEQKGLVQNCKSAKEVWDVLRSTHEPASRAIAQLRQTFLSLRLEPGENAIDVGYLDT; the protein is encoded by the coding sequence ATGGAACCGTCCGTGCTATCTTTCAAGAAATTATCAGATGATAACTTCAAACAATGGCGCTTCAACATGCAGATGCTATTGGCAGAAAGGGGTCTTTGGGGTTTTGTATCTCCCGACCAAGAGGATGCTGAGACGCCCCCTGATGAAAAGGCGACTTCCAAGGAGCTAAATCAGTATAGGAAAGACCAACAACGAGCCTTCGCCACAATAGTGCTGGGTTTGGAGGAGGAGCAGAAAGGTCTAGTACAAAATTGCAAGAGTGCGAAAGAGGTATGGGATGTTTTGAGAAGCACCCATGAGCCAGCCTCAAGAGCAATTGCCCAACTGCGACAAACATTCCTCAGCTTGCGATTGGAACCCGGGGAAAATGCAATAGATGTGGGATATTTGGACACCTAG